The following coding sequences lie in one Pseudorasbora parva isolate DD20220531a chromosome 18, ASM2467924v1, whole genome shotgun sequence genomic window:
- the slc13a2 gene encoding solute carrier family 13 member 2, with protein sequence MGLPRIPEDVAIILRWIWLHRNYLIIFITPLLILPLPLVIPTPEARCGFAIILMALYWCTECMPLAVTALLPVVLFPMMGIMESSKVCVQYLKDTNMLFIGGLLVAIAVEHWNLHKRIALSVLLVVGVRPALLMLGFMIVTAFLSMWISNTATTAMMLPISQAVLEQLSATEGESDEKELREGQDNQAFELTEVNIKHPLDNISGDKPNNNPDMETRINFLSECRRKDREAKYLRLFKGMSLSVCYSASIGGTATLTGTTPNLILKGQMDEIFPDNNDVINFASWFGFAFPNMVLMLVLSWLWLQFMYLGFNFKESFGCGSKNEGDKDAYRVMKNEYKKLGRMSFAEGAVLVIFVILVILWFTREPGFMPGWASELFNKKGQYVTDGTVAIFMSTLFFVIPSRIDFLYSIKSHDERDEEAEGVEQEGEANQEKKKKLKGTPTLLNWKVVHDRMPWNIVLLLGGGFALASGSEVSGLSVWLGESLAPLQTIPPFAISLILCLLVGTFTECSSNTATTTLFLPILASMATTIGLHPLYVMLPCTISASLAFMLPVATPPNAIAFSYGNLKVLDMAKAGCILNIIGILCINLGINTWGTAMFNLGTFPTWANATMQNITHTP encoded by the exons GAGGCAAGATGTGGTTTTGCTATCATCCTGATGGCGCTGTACTGGTGTACAGAGTGCATGCCGCTGGCCGTCACTGCCCTGCTGCCTGTCGTCCTCTTCCCCATGATGGGCATCATGGAGTCTTCAAag GTGTGCGTTCAGTACCTAAAGGACACCAACATGCTGTTTATTGGGGGTCTGCTGGTGGCTATAGCGGTTGAGCACTGGAATCTCCATAAGCGCATCGCTCTGAGTGTCCTTCTGGTAGTTGGAGTTCGGCCTGCTTT GCTGATGCTGGGGTTTATGATCGTAACAGCCTTCCTCTCCATGTGGATCAGCAATACGGCCaccacagccatgatgttgccCATTTCTCAAGCAGTTCTTGAACAGCTCAGCGCCACAGAAGGAGAATCGGATGAGAAAGAGCTGAGAGAAGGACAAGATAATCAAGCCTTCGAGTTGACCGAGGTCAACATCAAACATCCTTTGGACAATATCTCTGGAGACAAACCCAACA ACAATCCAGATATGGAGACAAGAATCAATTTCCTCTCTGAATGCAGGAGAAAAGACCGTGAAGCGAAGTACCTTCGTCTGTTTAAAGGAATGAGTCTATCTGTGTGTTACTCCGCCAGCATTGGAGGAACTGCCACCCTAACGGGCACCACACCAAATCTTATTCTCAAGGGCCAGATGGATGA GATTTTTCCAGATAACAATGACGTGATCAACTTTGCCAGCTGGTTCGGTTTTGCCTTTCCTAACATGGTGCTGATGCTTGTGCTGTCTTGGCTTTGGCTGCAGTTCATGTACTTGGGCTTTAA CTTTAAAGAATCTTTTGGCTGCGGTTCAAAGAATGAGGGAGACAAAGACGCTTACAGAGTGATGAAGAATGAGTATAAAAAGTTGGGTAGGATGTCTTTTGCTGAGGGCGCCGTTCTTGTCATCTTTGTGATCCTGGTAATCCTGTGGTTCACTCGAGAACCAGGCTTCATGCCAGGCTGGGCTAGTGAGCTCTTCAACAAAAAAGGACA GTATGTCACCGATGGCACCGTGGCCATTTTTATGTCAACCCTGTTCTTCGTCATTCCATCTCGGATAGACTTTCTCTATTCAATCAAATCACATGATGAACGTGATGAAGAAGCTGAAGGAGTTGAGCAGGAAG GAGAAGCAAATCAGgaaaagaagaagaaactgAAGGGTACGCCCACTCTACTAAACTGGAAGGTGGTGCATGATCGCATGCCCTGGAACATAGTCCTGCTCCTGGGGGGAGGATTTGCCTTGGCAAGTGGAAGTGAG GTGTCTGGACTATCGGTGTGGCTGGGTGAAAGTCTGGCCCCTCTGCAGACCATCCCACCCTTTGCCATCTCTCTGATTCTGTGTTTGCTGGTGGGAACATTCACAGAGTGTTCCAGCAACACGGCCACCACCACGCTATTCCTGCCCATTCTTGCCTCTATG GCCACAACCATCGGGCTCCATCCTCTCTATGTGATGCTGCCCTGCACGATCAGCGCGTCGCTGGCATTCATGCTTCCTGTAGCCACTCCACCCAACGCAATTGCTTTCTCTTACGGCAACCTCAAAGTCTTGGACATG GCAAAGGCAGGCTGCATTCTCAACATCATTGGCATTCTGTGCATCAACCTCGGCATCAACACATGGGGAACGGCCATGTTTAATCTGGGAACCTTTCCTACATGGGCCAATGCCACAATGCAAAATATCACACATACACCATAA